CTGCCTCAGAATGCTGAGCCCATCTCCCATCTCTTGCCCATAAAGGACCTCGGGCGGGACCCCAGCCACACCAGCACAAGTAGAGGCCTCATGTCGTATAGCATGTAGAAGCCGATTGGATACCACCCGTCGAGCCTCGTCCATGGGTCCAAGCTTTCTACAGATATCACCGTATAGGAACTTATAGCACTCAAGAGTGTTATAGGTATAATCAGGCAATACACCGAGCAACTAACCAAGGATTCAAGCAACAATCACCATCCCTGAACAACCGACGTTACCAATGGTTGAACGAACCACCCAGAAGGGACCTCCGAGATGCCTAGCGACACCAGCAAGCACCCCAACAACAAGAGAACATGGCTCTAGTCCCCACCCGAGTTGAACATTACCATCCTCctacttggcaagaagaaaacTGCGGCAACACCGCTTGGGGAGACATTAGTATGATTACGGGTGTACCGACCGATGGAGACTCCAATCGGGCCCGAAAGTCGTATGCTCACCAATTGAAAATCCATTCGGTTGGGTGTAGTCCAAAGCAAGTAGAAGGGTCCGAAATTAGTTTTGATCCTAAGGACTTGAAGGCGTAGAAGTGTCATATGATGACACCTTGATCATCAAGGCTGTTATAGCTAACTATAATATATATCGTACTTTTGTTGATAAAAGGAGTtctattaatattattttcaaaaaggtGTTCGTTCAGTTGCAGATCTAAAGGAGTGAACTTTAGCCAATGACGACGCATCTATATGGATTCATtggtaatgaagtacaaccgaTCGGATAGATTTGGTTGACTATCTCTctgggggaggagcccctaatgagaactCACAGTCGACCTTTATTGTGGTGGGCGTGCCTTTAGCCTATAATGTGATTCTAGGCCTATCAGCGCTGAACAAGTTCAGAGCAATCATATTCACATCTTGCCAGAAGAGCAAGTTCCCCGTCGACAACTCGGTGGGAGAGGTAAAGGGGGACTAGCTGGTAGCACGTAAGTGTTATGTAGAGGTAATCAAAACTGAGGCTCGTGCCTCTTGGAGGAGCCAATGAATGGAGATTAACGTTATTCATGAGGCGCCCTCAACTCTAGTTtatgaaaaagaggaggtgcagatccagtCAGGCAGATCGGAAGCCACCACTCAGATACCCGCCAACCTGACCCCAGAACTCAAAACAGAGCTTTTTACGTGTTTAACACACAACCATGATGTGTTATCTTGGACACCGTAGGAAATCATAGGTATATCATCAATAGTTATGAAATACGTGCTTCACGTCCCACCGAATGCTCAGCCTGTCAAACAAAGAAAGCGAGATTTGGAGCTgagcaaaataaaatcatccgaTCGGAGGTGGACAAATTGCTCGAGACAGGGCATATTCGGGAGGTACGGTTCTCGACCTGGTTGGCCAATATGGTCCTGGTGTCCAAGTCTGGGAATAAATGACGCGTTTGTATGGATTTCAGGAATTTAAACAAGGCGTGCCTAAAGGATTATTATCCCTTGCCGTGCATTGACTAAGTAGTAGACTCTACTTCTAActacgagttgatatgcatgctggacgcataTCAAAGATACGATCAAGTCCCGCTAGCTAAAGAAAACCAAGAAAAAATTAGTTTCATTACTGCGGAAgaaacttattgttataatgttagaCTATTCTGAATCAAGAATACAAGAACTACTTACCAATGGCTCATGAACAAAACATTCTGGAAGTACTCCATATGTATATACCGAAGTCCTTATGACATACAATCAATTACAATGCAAGATTAACTTAAACACTTTgttaaaatatcaaattttataATTGTACTATATTTGGAGGCTGAATgccctaatagaggggagggtGAGGGATTGTTGTATGAGAAAAggtacaaaattaaaaaaatatatccatATTAAATTCACGTATAGATTTTTCTGATACGGTAAAATAATACATGCTATATTAtcttattaatttatattttaatggaAGTTATTATGGAGACTAAATTCTAATGCACTTTAGATTTGATAagttaggttaaaataattttaaatgttaaAATACATTTGAGAACAAATGGATGAACCTCATGCcaaatttatttattgtttttaaattaaataatatatacatTCTTTATGcgctaaaatatattttttacacAGATTTTTTATTATAAGTCTAAGTGAATGACAGGATCATTAGCTACTGCCAGTAACCTTACCGTTGGCCCGCCACCAGCTGCTGCTCGCGTCAGCGTACTTGGTTGTTATGTCGGTGGTGATGGAAGACCGGCTATACCGGGTTTCCCGCGTCTCTTTTCCAACGTCTTCTTTTCCACTTTTCCCAATTCCAAAGGCCCGCTCTCTGGCCTCTTGTGCTTTCTTGATCCAGTGGAATCACGTTTAGGTGCAGTGGTTGGGCAGGAAAAGGGGTGGTGACGGTAGAGCAGATCCATTCAATGCCTTCCTCAGAACGCGACAGAGGAATCTGACGCTTTGGTAGGTTACGTCGAAGCACATGTGCTGCCTTCTTTCctctttcccctttttttttAGCTTCCATCGTCGGTTCAGTCGAGGTGTGCAGAGCCAGGCCAGGCATGGATACTTTGATTCTTCAAGGAGCGCAGAGCCAGGCAGTCGCAGTGTTCCTGCGTCCAAAGTACTGACAAACGGAGGTGGAGAATGTCTGTATTGGAGGGAGGCTCGGACGAGAAGATAGAGGCAAGGTGTGTGATGGTGGGTCTTCAGATGGATGCCAATGGCAAGGAATTGCTTCACTGGGCAATCAACAGAGTCGCGGAGCGAGGTGATCGCATTGTCGCCGTGACTGTCTGCAGGGATTCCGGTCAGTTCTTAGCATCCACTTCTGATGGTGAATTGCATGCAGCATCATTCATCCTCCTTACATACCTATATCTATATGTATAATATACTTGTTTCTCACAAGTTCACCTCAGCATTTGTGTCATCTCAACTTTTTCGtcaactttgtttttttttaaaaaaaaaatctctctctGTAAGCATTCAGTTTTGTAAGGAATTTTACATTGCTGATTAAGAGATTTACTTTCAGATCTGAAAAACGCTATCAGCACCCTGTCCATATTAACCGTGTTAGAAGATTTTCTAGCACCATACGAAGAAGCCTGCAACTTTAAGATGGTGAGCTTAGTTCTGTATCAACAATCAAATATGATCACTTCTTGTTCATCTTCATGTAGGTCATGTCCTTAGGTTTCTCTTGTCGGTCGTGTTGTTCGTGGTAGTTCGATTCggaaaaccctagtgaatgaGGCCAGGATTTGTGGAGCCACGAGCATCGTTGTCGGAGCAAACAAATATATCTCAATAGGGTAACTGCTTCAAATATCTAATTCTGGATTTGGCTAGAGAGCTGGCCTGCAGTTCTCTGGTCATATCTGATAGAATTTGTTTCAGGAGCTCTGCCTTAGTTGCCAAGTATTGTGCCAAGAAGCTCCCTCCAACCATTTCCCTAATTACAGTTCAAGATGGACGGGTCATCTTTGAAAAGAAAGCTACTTTTGAAAAAGCATCCCCTGGTGAGTTGTGCTAATGCTTTTCACCTAAATGTTCACAAGGAACTTCTCTTTTGCACCATCATTGTGTTTACCGTTAATTAAAATTTCATTCCTTAGATTGGTTCATTTCTGTATGTTAGGAGAAGCACCACCCCCAAGTCTGCCAAGTATGTTGCATCGCAGACTTTGTATGCAGCACGGAATGGCCATACCAAACTCTGAAGAAGAGGCTGGTAAAGAATCCCTGAAAGCATCCAATTCTGGATTTGAAAACAATGGAAAGAAGGCAATCTCAAATGACAAAAATCATGTCTGCGAGGGGGCAAGAGCAGCTACTCAAACCTCGGTCACAGTATTGGTTAGACAGCTGCCACAGCCTGGGATAGGTTGGCCTCTACTGCGAAAAGCAGTGAAAGAAAGCAAAGCTGTGAAGAAGGCTGAAGGTGCTCGAAGATTATCAGTCGTCCAATGGGCCATGGCTTTACCCGATAGGAATTTCTCATCAGCTCAACCATTGTTTCAGCTTTCCAAGGAGTTGCGGACGACCCTCAACGACAATAACTCGAGCTGCAAATGGTTTCAATATGAGGAACTACTGAGTTCGACTAATCAGTTCGCTCCAGGTTCATTTTCTAAACCGTGCACATCCCTCTACAAATTGTGCTCTAAAAGCTAACATGAGATTCACGATCCTAAAGAAGATTTCAATTCTCAACAGAAAACTTGATAGGCAAAGGAGGAACTGGCCAAGTATACAAAGGCAACCTTCAGAACGGTCGACAGATTGCTATAAAATTATCTCAGCTGTCTACAAAATCATCAAGAGATTTCCTTCAGGAGGTTGATATAGTTACAAAACTTGATCACCCACATGTAGTCTCATTATTAGGCATTTGCGTAGAGAAGAACAATCTTATTTCTATATACAAATATTTCGTTAATGGAAGTTTGGAGGAAATTTTGCATGGTAAGTCATTATTCCAAGGTCATCATCTTCTTTAAAAGTTCACTCATACTGCAGTTATAATGAATTTCGTTTCACACTTGAGGTCAACATATAAAGCAACCATACATTTCATTGTTATTTCATATTTGACaagattttctttccttgtatTAAATTCAAGTCTTTCTTCAATGTGCAACGAATGGAACATAGGAAAGAATGCCAAAGAGCCATTACCTTGGGAGACAAGAACAAAAGTAGCAATGGGGATTGCTAAGGCTCTTAACTATCTTCATCATGGTTCTCAAACAGTGATCCACCGAGATGTGAAATCTTCAAACATTCTTCTTGACAGCGAATTTGAACCTCAGGTAGTTTGCATAATTATAACCTCAAGTAGATTTAAATGCTAAATCTGATAATGTGTCACAACAGTTATCTGATTTTGGCTTAGCTatctgggttccaaaaacctcaAACTACCTAACACAGAATGACATTGTCGGAACTTTCGGGTAACTTTCCTTTCAACCTAATTTGTGATCAATCAAAATGATACATGGATCAAGTACTAATACACATTTTACTCAGATACCTTGCACCTGAGTACTTCATGTATGGAAAAGCTAGCAATAAGATTGATGTCTACGCTTTTGGCGTCGTTCTACTGGAATTGTTAACTGGAAGAATGCCCATCAATGACAATAGTCCTAAAGGTCAAAAAAGTTTGGTGATGTGGGTGAGTAACTACTCCAACTTAGATTCACAATTTCTGCAACTCCTGTTAACTCCGCTATCAAAAATGATGAAAGTTAAATACTTGAGCACAACTTCAGAAACTAAAATATGAAGTAACTGGTGAAAGCATTGCTTCAATTGCTATACTAATTAGTATAAACAACTATAGAAAATTGCAACATCTTGAGGGGCATGCTCCATTTATCAGGGAGACACCTAATAAGTTCAAAATGTTTATAGGCGACACAAGTTATTGAGAATGGAAATCTAATGGATCTAGTGGATCCCAAACTTGATGCCGACTATGACAAAGACCAGATGAGAAGAATGATCTTAGCTGCATCTCTTTGCATAACAAGAATAGCTCAATTCCGACCCGCAATCAACAAGGTAAGTGAATATGCTAACAAGCTTGATTTCTGAAGGCTGAAGCTTGGAGTAACGATGGCAACATTTTGGTTCTTCCACATTCACAGATATGCAGTCTTTTACAAGGAGAAGACGACATCGAGAAATGGATATGCTGCCAGGCAGATTCCATGTCAGATCTGGTAGATTGTCCAGATGACGAGGCCTATCCAACTTCTAACATTGGATCACTAGAGCATGCATCTATCGATGTGGATCACAATGCATCATTGACCAGCAGTGACAAGCGTGGTTACTGGCAAGAATATCTCAGAGGTAGATGGAGTCGTTCCAGTTTTTATTAGCTCTTCACAATCTTACCCATCCATTGTTTGTGTTCTTCTGAATAGAAATCCCTTGTACATAATAAAGCCTGGTTTTGAGTCAGGATAACTTTCCGACCAAAAACCGGGGTCATGATTGTATGAAGTAGAGAATAAGAGAAACATGAGCAACACAAACATTTTCGATGGGTTTCCCTCAACTATTTATCAATGTGTCCAAATTTGCAAGTCTAAGTTATTTCTtcatattcaacttttaaatgaAATGCAGGATGTGTTGATCTTTGCTCAAAATTCAGCTTATAACATGGTTGTTCAATGCACATAATAAAGCCTGCTTTAACTGACTTTGCAAAGAAGAGAATTTGAGATGCCTACAAAGTAGAGCTATTGATGAAGGTGCTGCATCTCTTTGCAACTTGATCCCAAGATTTTTTACCTTGATGATAACAATTGGAGAAGGGATATTAGTCAAtgttaaaaaaacaaaagaaagcttAATGGAAAGGTATTTACAAACCTTGCACATCAGGCCTAGAAAGAGAAGAGAGGGTATCGGTTTTCTCTCTTGCTACTATCCTGAGAAATCTAAGGTGTATCATGTAGAAATTCATAAATTCTTATGATTATTAATCCTGTCTAAAAGCGGAGAAAATAACAAACTAAGGATATGGCTCGGAAGTTGACGGGGTGAAGGTTCCATGTGGTCCTGCAACACACAAGGTGTTAGTGCAAGGCCCGGAAGGGGCTTCTGGCATTggccctccaacactcaagtcaatTTTCGGCACAATAGAGAATAGTAAGAATGTTATAGCAAAGAGCATATGGATTGTTGATGGAAATCCCTTTTTATAGTGTTTGTGCATACATTTCAATGTGTGCGCACATTTTTCAAAGTGTCCTAGATAAAGACGAGTCTCCCTGACACATTTCCTTAAACGAACATGCAAATCCCTAATATATCACTCCTGTAAGAGAGGTAGAGTGAGATATTAGAGGAAACTGCTTCTTCAGTTGCTGGGCATGATAAACAGGTATAAACTCTCCCTGCAACCTAAACATACCTTTTTGTCAACCCAATTCGATTATATGCATTTTCTTGGTAGAAAATTTTTTCCGAACGTATGCAGTCATGGTGGAATGTTGAATCGAACACGCAAATTATGACAGTACAGCAGAAAAATTTTAACATCACATAATGATAATCAACAAAATAAAAGTAGGACAATAGAAATGCAATGCTAAGCATAATTTCAGATTTACAACTTGAAACCTAAATATATATACAATGACGCGAGCCTTTCAGGCAATCATTTTGGATTTGTTAACAGTGTCAAAGGAAATGGACACTCTTCAAAGCACCCTAAACACCAATACACAAAGTTCCTAGTCACAGAAAGCAAAGTTAGGTCTCAAAGAAACCTTCACGACAGACTGAATCTCAATGATCAGGCTGACACTATTATTTCAGGAAGAAATCAAGAATGTGATTAGCTAAGAGCATCAACTGGAATCATCTGAACTGGAACTTGATGTTTCGTTCCCAATATTATGTGGtccagctccttgattttcaATCTCACTAAAAGCCAATTCAGTGCCCTCATTGTTTGAATGTGAGAAAGGAGTGTGACAATCCGAAGTGGCAGCTCTGCTACCCCTCTTCCTACTCTCTTCTGAACCTGTGCCATGTAGATCAAGCCGCCTATGCTTCCGTGCATTGCGCTTGCCTTTTGGGACATCTTCTCGGTGTGATTCAACTCCATTATCTTCATCCTTTGAAACTCTGCTACTTGCCTTCTCACTTTCAGATTCAATTGTTGGTGCatcagaatcaaattcaacctttctCCTCTTGCTTGAATTTGTCTGAAACAAGAGTTCTAGTCAACCTTCAATTCTTGAAGTAGAGACAGCATACACGCGCATCAAAAGAACACAAATAAGAGAAGTATATGCTGGTATTGTTCATGCTCAACTGGAGGGTTTCTCAACAAATGAGTTGCTAGAATCCATAAAAAGAATAGCAGAACATAAATAAAATCCTCTGCCATCCCCCTACAAGCTATTTGAATATCTAGGATTTTATAGGCTTTATAAAGTATGCTGTGAATGAAATTAAGGGTAATTTGGTGATGGTCACACAAAAAGAATAAGTAGAAAATTCTTTACAATGGTCAGATAGATCAAGTGTTTGCTGTCTTCTGCGTATCATCAGGATCGAGAGACTCACAAGCATGCAAATGTTCAAAATTGGCAGTAactaaaattaagaaaattaaaaagaaatacaTAAAAGAGCAAAGTTGATAAATTAGTCAACTGACAGAGAATAGAAAACAGCATTCTGTCATCTAAAAATACTCTTAAGACAAGTGAAATAGAATATACCATGATATGTATTTTATTATTCAATTTACCTTGGGGCCTTGTTCAACCAAATGAGACCATTCACTCCTATTCCGTAAACAGTCATGGACAGCATGTAAATAAGTAGGATACGCATATCGCTCTCCGTTGGGTTTTCTCAGTTCATACCAATGCTGCAGAATAAAACACACAATCAAGATAGTGAAAATAAGTACAATGTACATATATGTCCAAAGTGACAAGAGTTAAAAATCATACAGGGCGAACAGCACCACACAGCTTTTCATATGTTATGTGCTTTGTTTTGCTCAATATATCATCTATTAATCCTGCAAATTGTTATTATAAAATGAATTGCCTTTCAGACaatgtaatatatttttttcttaaaaacataaaataaaataaagaatttaCCAGGCAAAGTGCGACAAATAACACTACCATCATTTCTCTGAAGATCGCCAACTGAGCTGCATGCTGCTGGGGTATTCTGTTCACTAATCTCTGGAGAGGAAAAAGGATCATTTCTTTCACCTTCCCTAGGGGCTAGAGGAACAGTTTTGATTGTCATGTCAGAGGTTCTCATATGTGACTCTTTTTTCTTGTCTAATTGCTGACGTTTGTGGTATGCAAATGATGGCATCCTAGCCTTCTTCCTGCTCTCACCATGTAACTCCTGAGAATTGCAGTTAAGATTTCTATATCCATCTTCTTTGTTTTTCCTTCTAAATACCTAAGTAGAACAAAATCCACATCAGATGAATCCCAAGGAGATTAATCAAGATAGAGGTATGCTAGACTCTTACCGAGATTTGATCCTTTCCTTCATAGACAGGATGTCTAGAGAAAACATTCATACCACTATTGGTGACTGATTGCATACCAGTAGCTTGCCGCACATGTGGTATCCTTGGAACCCTAAGGGAGCTGTTTAATTCTTGATGCAATAGAAGTG
This region of Zingiber officinale cultivar Zhangliang chromosome 9A, Zo_v1.1, whole genome shotgun sequence genomic DNA includes:
- the LOC122020257 gene encoding receptor-like cytosolic serine/threonine-protein kinase RBK1, with amino-acid sequence MSVLEGGSDEKIEARCVMVGLQMDANGKELLHWAINRVAERGDRIVAVTVCRDSDLKNAISTLSILTVLEDFLAPYEEACNFKMVSLVGRVVRGSSIRKTLVNEARICGATSIVVGANKYISIGSSALVAKYCAKKLPPTISLITVQDGRVIFEKKATFEKASPGEAPPPSLPSMLHRRLCMQHGMAIPNSEEEAGKESLKASNSGFENNGKKAISNDKNHVCEGARAATQTSVTVLVRQLPQPGIGWPLLRKAVKESKAVKKAEGARRLSVVQWAMALPDRNFSSAQPLFQLSKELRTTLNDNNSSCKWFQYEELLSSTNQFAPENLIGKGGTGQVYKGNLQNGRQIAIKLSQLSTKSSRDFLQEVDIVTKLDHPHVVSLLGICVEKNNLISIYKYFVNGSLEEILHGKNAKEPLPWETRTKVAMGIAKALNYLHHGSQTVIHRDVKSSNILLDSEFEPQLSDFGLAIWVPKTSNYLTQNDIVGTFGYLAPEYFMYGKASNKIDVYAFGVVLLELLTGRMPINDNSPKGQKSLVMWATQVIENGNLMDLVDPKLDADYDKDQMRRMILAASLCITRIAQFRPAINKICSLLQGEDDIEKWICCQADSMSDLVDCPDDEAYPTSNIGSLEHASIDVDHNASLTSSDKRGYWQEYLRGRWSRSSFY